The following nucleotide sequence is from Pangasianodon hypophthalmus isolate fPanHyp1 chromosome 8, fPanHyp1.pri, whole genome shotgun sequence.
tcATATACTATAAAGTTCCTGAAAGTAGTAATACATTGCTAATAGAAACAATATGGAAGCACAGAAGGTCCCTAAAAGTACCATTCTCTTCAAGTATGTCCATCAGTCCATTCAGGTTCCCCCTTCAATGTTAAATCCAGTGCAGTGAACAAAGTGATGGCAGAGTAGACTAACACTGCTAATCATAGCTCAAAGTGCATACACTCCCCCCTTAAAGGCAGCCAATAAGATTTACCAAAAATCTACCAAAGGCAGTGATGGGGGAGAAAAGTTCGAGTGCAACATCCATATAATTTCCCATGACCTGTTTCAGTAATAGGGCTTTGATGCTACATACAACTGATTATGCTATAAAACAAAATTTGTTACAAATCGATGgaatatcatttattatttattacaacgTCCTAATAAAAGAGGTGCCGCAACAAAGGGCTGACTTTTAATTCATACTTCCAAAATGTAAACGTATAACaccttttcctttaaaaaggAAGTTTATTTTCACAGATTATTTTCCCGTCTCTCGATGGTTGACGGTTGGCTGTGGCTTCCTGATGTTCAAAGCACCACTGCAATGCGGTTGGCAGCGCCGTCATCTCGGCGTGTGCAGAAAGCGAAGTGTGTGTCCTGAGAGTGCGTCCCAGTTCCTCCAGAGCAAGGTGAAgagcaggaggaagaagagagtgGAGAAGGAGCGGCTGCGAGTTTTCATCATGGGTGCCACGCAATTAGCCACAGTGGATACAAACACCAGGAGGACGGCCATGAGGGCGAGCAGGACGTTGATGAGCTTGCCGAGCAGGGCCCGTGCCGTGGCGTTCTCCAGGCCCTCAAGCTGCAccacctgctgctgctgctgctgtagctcCATATTTGAGATGCGTGTCTGACAGGCCTCCAGCGCCTCCTAGAGGAAGGAAAGGATACACACATGGATATGGATGAGAGAGGTGTGTGATAACCATACCTGTGCTACGCTCGTGAggccttgtaagtggtaatttgcaagttgtaatgatgtcatttctcACCTCCGCACGTTCGACGTgtgaagtgaaaaaaacatggatacctgcatgaaaatgtgcttttgtttgctattttaaaagcactgttacacttacaggcctgagtggctactgGTACTGTTCTACTacagtgaacttcaaacattcatgcaacatttggACTGAATTTGCAGTACAATAAAACAGAGGACAATAGTGGGTAGCACTAACATTAGTGATAATTCTAATATTCACGCTTACCTTCTCAATACAGGGATTAGTATGGTTAATGGTTTATAGATttaagtactgtgtctgtacattaactgatctaaagccaagtAGAGAAGAAGTAGAGAAAGGGGGAcattacactgttcacagtgtgagcagccatgttgttttgacatcactctgtaaacagggaaggaactggtaggtGAGAAGACTACCTCAGATTCATGaattgaaatttcaagttgaggggagTTTTCTTTAGTAAGCTGTAGgcggggaattacaagttgcaacttcgCCTCGAATGCAGCAATGTCAcacgctgctgaattcttgattccgATTTGATTGAAGGTGTCAGGAAACTTAAAGGAACACCCTTACCTCTGATGGTTGCAAAGCATTAGCACTGGtgtctccttccaaaaatgttaaataaacatctcacagagaACTTCACCATACACACTTTTCTAATCTGTTTAATGTGGAGTGACCTTTGTAAGTGGTTACTATAGGGAGTAAGATATTAGATAaggtatttatatatacacaaattatatatatatatatatatatatatatatatatatatatatatatatatatatatatatatatatatatgcattaatataaacctatatatCCATTAatataagtgcattaatataaacctgtgatttgccttgcagccagaactactatcagagctgctgttacagaaaattagtcaacaccttcagaccaatcagaaacgagaattCGGCGTGGTATAAATACAGTGAGTGAACTTTGAATTTGGTGTTTCAGTTAACGTTAGTTAACAACTGGCTAAAGTTTTGGTCAATAACTAACAGCTAACAAGTTGTAAATGATACATTCTTTTGCACCTGTTGCATCTTGCCACTAGAGGGTACAGTCTACTTCTAATAAGGATTGCTGGCCACAAAGCAGCGCTGTGAAGGTTCATCCTGGATTACACTCAATATCAGTTCAGCATGAAAGATAGACACACACAATACCTGTATGTCCCGAGCTCTCTCATAGGACTGATAAGCCATTTTCTCTTCCATGCTGGCCAGCTCCTGTTTCAGGTTCAGAATCTCATTCTGGTGGAGCTCTGTTAAGTCGTTCAATTGCTCCTCCAGCCGCTCACACCTACAAAAACATCCATCCCAAAGCTattaacacacacgcacacacacacacacacacaaaatctacCTTACAGTCATAACTATATATTACATAGAATACCGGGCCAGTAGTAATACTGGAAACGTAAGCATTTCCTGGAAAGACTGAAATGACGAAACACTTTGGCTAAACATTGTGTGTGGTGCAGAGGGCATGTTGAGGGTCATGGTGTGGAGCAAATGACCCCACAAAGTgaggaatatctgacaggtttgaccttgtgggggcatttagcttttttttttaaagccagaaTGTTTTCTTtcggttactgaggttaaggttagatttaggtgtaacattaattagctggattaataattatgtcattggaaggtcctcacaaggatagtaagacaagtgtgagcgtgtgtgtgtgtgtgtgtgtgtgtgtgtgtgtgtgtgtaagagagattCTGTTTTTCTCAGTTGTGAACAGTCATATGTTCATAGTCATCTCAGAAGTGAAACGGGCTTCTATTTATCACTCAGAAGCAACTGTTTTTTAACACGGAAACAATTGCggtttgtgtaaatgtaattattttccCACACAGAATCACAGAAACTTTGTGAGCTAAGAAGCCACTTAAAGAGAGTGGTTCATTAGAAACAGTGTCAAGAACCCCACTTGTCTCAGTATACACTGCAGGTCCGGCACACATGGCATTCGCTTTTATTAAATATCTGTTCTGCCGTTCTCACTATTTTTAGCTGAAGGAAAAACAGAGTGGTGAAGCACAGCAGGACATTTTAGGTAGAAAAATCTTTTTGTCTATCCTTTTCTAGTTCCCCGTCCCTCCCTCCACCCACTTAGCTGTCCCTCTattccaacttttttttttttttagaggaatCTGGTAACAGGTATCTTTCCATCCatggaaagaaaaatgtaagtAAGTTTCCAAAAACTAAGCAAAATATTGTTAATGTTGATCATCTTTCCATCAGCCACTGTTATGTGAATACTACAAAGGAAAAAGATTACAATCAGAAGAAGACCTAGGTAAACATAAACAGTCATGTAGAGTCATCATTTATTCAAAAATTTGTTTCCATCACACTTTATCTTCTCTTTATCAACACACCAATCTTTTCCATCTCAACCGtgcagaatctttttttttccaattcaggcttttagttttttttccccctttcttaaATGTGACATAGATCTGTTTTAAGAGACACAAAAGCCAGATCTTTACAAAGCTGTTAGAAGCTATTTTAATATGGGCTCCTAGAGCAGATACATATACATTTGACACATGGCTACTCATGAGAACGTTTAGATCtgaatttctgcatttttttttacatcacatgcactatgaaaaaaacaacaacagtgcaTTCCCACACTAATTATGAACAGCTGATCAGCAGCGCCAAAACACCGACGTAAACAGTAGTCGTCGTGCTACCGCTTTCATTTTGCTACTGCTATGAGACAGTCttgatatttttgttgttcttgATGCATTCAGATCATGCATGTGACACTGcttttgaaaatgtgtgaatGGGAGTCGTTTATTCACACTACTGCAGTGAGAATGTGAATATCGGATCTGCGTGAATAGAGCCATAAAGCTTCAAGTGTGACCACAGATTAAAGGTTCGTTCAGCCTAATCTCTATTATGAGTAATTATGAGTGATTGCTATGGGAGAAGAATTTTGACTCATTTCCCATAACTGGCAAAAAGAGTGAAACCaatttgttttttcaaattCCAGTCATTAAGGAAATCTAAGAGCAGCTGTTGAATTCCATCAGTAAAGGTTTGAAATGTGCAACtttaaaacaaattcaaaacCTAATCATTATATTCTAACAACAAAGTTCTTAGCATGAGCCAAATATGAGAGAATGTAGAACTAAAGACGGTTCTATTTAGTTTAATCCAACTTTCCAAAACTTGAGCAGTTTAAATGATTCCAGGTACATCAGGCTGAAACTGAGacaatgaataatgaaaatCTAGTCCTCTTTCTTAAAACAACTGCTcttagacttatttttagtacAGAGGAATTACTGTCTGTAATGCAAAATATGATAGAGATGTGGCTGACAGAAATCCAAAAAACACtacagtattttattaaatatacacatGAAATTGCTGCTATTCAGAGTTCGTCTTACCTGAACCGCTCCTCCTGCAGTGTCTGTATGGACAGTGTGTAGTCCCGCTGGTAGTGGACCTTCAGCTCCTCCAGAGTTTCGTCCAGACGAGCCTGAACCTCCCTGAGCTCCTGCACCTCCTGTATCAGCATCTCCATCCCCATGCAATTTCCCCGCTCCAGTGTGTTCCCCTTAGAGCTCGGTGGGCCTCCGCCGACTCCCCCTGTCACGCTGTTGGCACCGGCTGATCCTGACGTTGCGCTCGAGCAGTCCTCTTCACTGCCAAACCGTGGGCTGCCCTGCAAGTGCCCGCTGGTGTTGGCACCATTAGGATCTTCTCCATCCTTCAGCACGCTAATGTTGTCGGCGCTGCCGAAGCGGCTGCGCAGAAGCAATGCGATCTCCCGCGGCTTTGAGGCCACGGCACCGGCTGCCGTGTGGGTGGCGTGTGAGAAGCTGGACAGGCCGCCCCGCACGCTGTTCACCACGCCATCATTGAGGCCGGTGATAACCCGAGCACCCACGTCACGTAGACCCTGCTGAACGTCACGCAGCACACCTTTGTGTTGGCGTGCCGCGTCGCCACCATGCTCAGCCTCGCGGAGCCGGCGCCGGTAGTGTTCCAGCTTGCGCTGCAGCTGTGCGATAGTTGCCGCCGACTTCTGGTTTTTCTTCTCGAAGACCTGGaagtagaaaaaagaaaagtgaataAGAATATTACAATCATGACCCTGATATCAAGAAATTTAACTTTAAGCAGTTAAACAGCTGACACATTAGGAACAatcagaagaagagaaaaagtgatgcaaaatgaaaatgactatttttttttgtttttttttttgctacatgCATATAATATGTAAGATCACAGAACACAAGACTTGAACAATACAACAGCTAGGAATCCTAAAGCAGAATGCGAAGTGAAACAATTATTGGCCTACAGGATTCAGGCAGGAAATTTAAAAGAGAACAGGCCTGTGGTGAAACTTGGTCTTGTTGCAACATGCTAAATCTGGGTAGTGTgtaatttgtttgattttagGCCCCTCTAGTGACAAATATGACCCTGAAATCATTGAACCCAATAGctagtttctgaaaaaaaaacctcttttaTAAACTGAGTGAattggtttgttttcttttcagacaACCGAGATGATCGTACCTGTTTAATCCGGCAACTCTGCTGCTTGTCATTGGTGTTGTTGGCGAGCTTGAGGTACTCAGCTACATTTTCATCACGCGCTGCCTGCTCGATGCGCAGCTGCTCCGTCAGCCTCAGGATCTTCTGCTGGAGCTGTGCTATGGCCTGCCGTGCGCGCTGGGGGTCGAGCGTCGAATCCTCTGACCCCGCCTGTGAGCCGTCCACATTGCAGAGTGCTGCCTGAGCCAGACTGCCCTCCAGCCTCTCGAtctgaaacagagacagagaatgcGAGGTTAGAGAAATAAGATTAaaggatgaaagaaaaacaaaggaaGACAGGGAGAAAGAATCGAAAAAAATGATcgaagttctttttttttttttttttgctgacacAATAAAGCAACCAACCACTTCCGTAGATGTGAGGTCAGTGCCTCGCTGTCAACATTGTGACTTTCACCAAAGATGTCCACAGATCATATAAGTAAGATTTCCTCAACCAGACAGTATTAGCTTAGAAGCTGTAAATCAGgatgtatatttataaattcatGATGTATGATTGCTTATCTTAGATGCTTATCTTAccactgaccttttttttttgttaaatcctGACTGTTCTGTGCAAAGACACTTTTGTATAAAGATTCTGTAActgctttctcttttcattttcaccacAGGCTTGAGTGTTGTGTTAAAATGGTTGATTAATACTGTGAgagtgtaatattttttttttagattaggTTATCATACTGGGACAATTTCAAATCGTTAGAACCCTAGGGTCAATACATAGGCTACTTTAAATACATACCAAGCTCAGCTGGCTTCCCTCATAATAATTATCGAGCTGCATTTCCTAATAAGCCTTGCTAAAGCTGtctaaaatcatatttactgTGCAGCCTGTCAATGGATCTCGGCAGTTATTAGCACAGAAACCACTTTTCAAACACTTGTCTTCTGAAGTGTGATAAGCTGGGCAACACTCTTTACCGTCCACttgtatgtgtctgtatgtatgcatgtttatatgtaagtaagtaactaactaactaattaggtaagtatgtaagtatgtagGTAAGTAAATAAGTAGGTAGGTAAATAGTTAAGTAGGTagataagtaagtaagtatgtaagtaaataggtaaataaataagtaagtaagtaagtatgtaagtaagttggtaagtatgtaagtaagtaaataggTAGGTAAGTAAGCtggtaagtaagtaaataagtaggTTGGTAAATAAGTAAGTAGGTAAGTAAGAAATTAAGTAAGTAGGTAGGTAAGTAaataggtaagtaagtaagtaagtcaAAATATAAGTAGAGCTTGTCAGAACTGTAGCACAGCTTACCAGGCTATACAGTATGCGGTTATGGACAGCACAGCCTGGAGTACAGCTTACTATGCTAACACGCTAACAGTAAAAGGCGCATACTGGCGTATTACACAGTACTGTGGAAACATTTAATGGCATAATATTTCCACACAGTGTACTGTTTGTGTCGGAAGTCATATTCCCCTTTTTAAAGAGTGTGTGCTTATTGTGTAAAGGTTTCAAGTCTTTACCTGTAAAACTGAACAAAACTGTGTGAGTACATCATACATATTTAAAGTTTCTATTTTCGCCTCAGgttgagagagagggagtgtgtctatatgtgtgtgtatgtgtgtgtctggctcGCGCAACGTAGAACATGACTAATGCGTGACAGTGCACTGAACATACAGAACACCTCAACTCAACATCCTGGACTGACTTGTTTATCTTTATAACCAATGGTTTAATTACCTTTCTGTTTAATAGCTGTGACTTCAGGGTGTATTTACCCGACAGCAGGCGATATGCGAGAATTAAGCCGTGTCGTGTAAgctataaagtgtaaataaagcCCGCTTTTCTGCTTACCTCGCCGTTCTTTAGGCGGAGTAGCTGTTCCCAGTGCATGGTGCGCTCCCTTTCGTTACAGCTGCTCTGGTCTTAAATGTCCACTTCATTTATAATCCTCTCAGAgcgcactgtgtgtgtgtgtgtgtgtgtatcttcacGGCGCTCCGGCTTTGTTTCTCCTGAAACTCGCCGAACTTGTTTTGAAAGTTAAGCGGCACCTGAAACCGCGCGCGCCGCCCCGCCCTCTGTTTAAGCATGACATCATTGTCCGCTCGCGCAACTCCGCCTGAAGCGGCTGCAAGCAGGCGCGCGACTGTCAGTCATTCGTTATCGCACGTGGCGTGATCATACCAGGTTTAAAAAACCGGACTTTATACCTACACACCCCCTGCACGTTCATTGGCCATTTTATTAGCCACACCAACCGTATTCGCTAGTTTGTATGGATACATGATACATGCATAACTGATCTGTTCTTATGCACCCATTTGTCCACTCTCTCCAGTGAAAAGGATTACAGTAGTGTCACTGCTGTCCAGGACCCATGCTACACCTGAACACTAAATCATAAACACTTCCATGTattcatcccaggactcttatgcagccctgtccagggtgtcccccgccttgtgctccgagtcccctggaataggctccagactcCCCGGATGACTCTCTGTAGGAtcagtggtacagagaatgaatggatggatggatggatggatggatggactcttattcacagtaTGCTCATATTGCTCATCCTTTCAACATAACACTTTGACTTTACAGTACACAGTTGTAGAAGAATAAGCTCATTATCGGGTATCAAAGtttctctcaaagtttcttcctcatgaggtttcagggagttttcccttg
It contains:
- the tmcc1a gene encoding transmembrane and coiled-coil domains protein 1 isoform X6, yielding MVQRFSLRRQYSKIERLEGSLAQAALCNVDGSQAGSEDSTLDPQRARQAIAQLQQKILRLTEQLRIEQAARDENVAEYLKLANNTNDKQQSCRIKQVFEKKNQKSAATIAQLQRKLEHYRRRLREAEHGGDAARQHKGVLRDVQQGLRDVGARVITGLNDGVVNSVRGGLSSFSHATHTAAGAVASKPREIALLLRSRFGSADNISVLKDGEDPNGANTSGHLQGSPRFGSEEDCSSATSGSAGANSVTGGVGGGPPSSKGNTLERGNCMGMEMLIQEVQELREVQARLDETLEELKVHYQRDYTLSIQTLQEERFRCERLEEQLNDLTELHQNEILNLKQELASMEEKMAYQSYERARDIQEALEACQTRISNMELQQQQQQVVQLEGLENATARALLGKLINVLLALMAVLLVFVSTVANCVAPMMKTRSRSFSTLFFLLLFTLLWRNWDALSGHTLRFLHTPR
- the tmcc1a gene encoding transmembrane and coiled-coil domains protein 1 isoform X3, yielding MISPMEIILNLITPDSSPSTSPTNTIERLEGSLAQAALCNVDGSQAGSEDSTLDPQRARQAIAQLQQKILRLTEQLRIEQAARDENVAEYLKLANNTNDKQQSCRIKQVFEKKNQKSAATIAQLQRKLEHYRRRLREAEHGGDAARQHKGVLRDVQQGLRDVGARVITGLNDGVVNSVRGGLSSFSHATHTAAGAVASKPREIALLLRSRFGSADNISVLKDGEDPNGANTSGHLQGSPRFGSEEDCSSATSGSAGANSVTGGVGGGPPSSKGNTLERGNCMGMEMLIQEVQELREVQARLDETLEELKVHYQRDYTLSIQTLQEERFRCERLEEQLNDLTELHQNEILNLKQELASMEEKMAYQSYERARDIQEALEACQTRISNMELQQQQQQVVQLEGLENATARALLGKLINVLLALMAVLLVFVSTVANCVAPMMKTRSRSFSTLFFLLLFTLLWRNWDALSGHTLRFLHTPR
- the tmcc1a gene encoding transmembrane and coiled-coil domains protein 1 isoform X7, encoding MSCLQIERLEGSLAQAALCNVDGSQAGSEDSTLDPQRARQAIAQLQQKILRLTEQLRIEQAARDENVAEYLKLANNTNDKQQSCRIKQVFEKKNQKSAATIAQLQRKLEHYRRRLREAEHGGDAARQHKGVLRDVQQGLRDVGARVITGLNDGVVNSVRGGLSSFSHATHTAAGAVASKPREIALLLRSRFGSADNISVLKDGEDPNGANTSGHLQGSPRFGSEEDCSSATSGSAGANSVTGGVGGGPPSSKGNTLERGNCMGMEMLIQEVQELREVQARLDETLEELKVHYQRDYTLSIQTLQEERFRCERLEEQLNDLTELHQNEILNLKQELASMEEKMAYQSYERARDIQEALEACQTRISNMELQQQQQQVVQLEGLENATARALLGKLINVLLALMAVLLVFVSTVANCVAPMMKTRSRSFSTLFFLLLFTLLWRNWDALSGHTLRFLHTPR
- the tmcc1a gene encoding transmembrane and coiled-coil domains protein 1 isoform X2, whose amino-acid sequence is MSCLQWKAPHSFIAWYHSAPGSLLIKIERLEGSLAQAALCNVDGSQAGSEDSTLDPQRARQAIAQLQQKILRLTEQLRIEQAARDENVAEYLKLANNTNDKQQSCRIKQVFEKKNQKSAATIAQLQRKLEHYRRRLREAEHGGDAARQHKGVLRDVQQGLRDVGARVITGLNDGVVNSVRGGLSSFSHATHTAAGAVASKPREIALLLRSRFGSADNISVLKDGEDPNGANTSGHLQGSPRFGSEEDCSSATSGSAGANSVTGGVGGGPPSSKGNTLERGNCMGMEMLIQEVQELREVQARLDETLEELKVHYQRDYTLSIQTLQEERFRCERLEEQLNDLTELHQNEILNLKQELASMEEKMAYQSYERARDIQEALEACQTRISNMELQQQQQQVVQLEGLENATARALLGKLINVLLALMAVLLVFVSTVANCVAPMMKTRSRSFSTLFFLLLFTLLWRNWDALSGHTLRFLHTPR
- the tmcc1a gene encoding transmembrane and coiled-coil domains protein 1 isoform X4 is translated as MHMPPGPSCQLTEEAEKIERLEGSLAQAALCNVDGSQAGSEDSTLDPQRARQAIAQLQQKILRLTEQLRIEQAARDENVAEYLKLANNTNDKQQSCRIKQVFEKKNQKSAATIAQLQRKLEHYRRRLREAEHGGDAARQHKGVLRDVQQGLRDVGARVITGLNDGVVNSVRGGLSSFSHATHTAAGAVASKPREIALLLRSRFGSADNISVLKDGEDPNGANTSGHLQGSPRFGSEEDCSSATSGSAGANSVTGGVGGGPPSSKGNTLERGNCMGMEMLIQEVQELREVQARLDETLEELKVHYQRDYTLSIQTLQEERFRCERLEEQLNDLTELHQNEILNLKQELASMEEKMAYQSYERARDIQEALEACQTRISNMELQQQQQQVVQLEGLENATARALLGKLINVLLALMAVLLVFVSTVANCVAPMMKTRSRSFSTLFFLLLFTLLWRNWDALSGHTLRFLHTPR
- the tmcc1a gene encoding transmembrane and coiled-coil domains protein 1 isoform X5, whose product is MHWEQLLRLKNGEIERLEGSLAQAALCNVDGSQAGSEDSTLDPQRARQAIAQLQQKILRLTEQLRIEQAARDENVAEYLKLANNTNDKQQSCRIKQVFEKKNQKSAATIAQLQRKLEHYRRRLREAEHGGDAARQHKGVLRDVQQGLRDVGARVITGLNDGVVNSVRGGLSSFSHATHTAAGAVASKPREIALLLRSRFGSADNISVLKDGEDPNGANTSGHLQGSPRFGSEEDCSSATSGSAGANSVTGGVGGGPPSSKGNTLERGNCMGMEMLIQEVQELREVQARLDETLEELKVHYQRDYTLSIQTLQEERFRCERLEEQLNDLTELHQNEILNLKQELASMEEKMAYQSYERARDIQEALEACQTRISNMELQQQQQQVVQLEGLENATARALLGKLINVLLALMAVLLVFVSTVANCVAPMMKTRSRSFSTLFFLLLFTLLWRNWDALSGHTLRFLHTPR
- the tmcc1a gene encoding transmembrane and coiled-coil domains protein 1 isoform X1, whose protein sequence is MDDTPRSHAHMHMPPGPSCQLTEEAEKIERLEGSLAQAALCNVDGSQAGSEDSTLDPQRARQAIAQLQQKILRLTEQLRIEQAARDENVAEYLKLANNTNDKQQSCRIKQVFEKKNQKSAATIAQLQRKLEHYRRRLREAEHGGDAARQHKGVLRDVQQGLRDVGARVITGLNDGVVNSVRGGLSSFSHATHTAAGAVASKPREIALLLRSRFGSADNISVLKDGEDPNGANTSGHLQGSPRFGSEEDCSSATSGSAGANSVTGGVGGGPPSSKGNTLERGNCMGMEMLIQEVQELREVQARLDETLEELKVHYQRDYTLSIQTLQEERFRCERLEEQLNDLTELHQNEILNLKQELASMEEKMAYQSYERARDIQEALEACQTRISNMELQQQQQQVVQLEGLENATARALLGKLINVLLALMAVLLVFVSTVANCVAPMMKTRSRSFSTLFFLLLFTLLWRNWDALSGHTLRFLHTPR
- the tmcc1a gene encoding transmembrane and coiled-coil domains protein 1 isoform X8, which gives rise to MIERLEGSLAQAALCNVDGSQAGSEDSTLDPQRARQAIAQLQQKILRLTEQLRIEQAARDENVAEYLKLANNTNDKQQSCRIKQVFEKKNQKSAATIAQLQRKLEHYRRRLREAEHGGDAARQHKGVLRDVQQGLRDVGARVITGLNDGVVNSVRGGLSSFSHATHTAAGAVASKPREIALLLRSRFGSADNISVLKDGEDPNGANTSGHLQGSPRFGSEEDCSSATSGSAGANSVTGGVGGGPPSSKGNTLERGNCMGMEMLIQEVQELREVQARLDETLEELKVHYQRDYTLSIQTLQEERFRCERLEEQLNDLTELHQNEILNLKQELASMEEKMAYQSYERARDIQEALEACQTRISNMELQQQQQQVVQLEGLENATARALLGKLINVLLALMAVLLVFVSTVANCVAPMMKTRSRSFSTLFFLLLFTLLWRNWDALSGHTLRFLHTPR